One window from the genome of Deltaproteobacteria bacterium encodes:
- the folE gene encoding GTP cyclohydrolase I FolE — MSPTALPQTSSANDALISATADVLAALGENLDREGLRQTPQRMAKALAYLTSGATMTMKDVLNGAIFTERYDQMVLVKDIEFYSLCEHHVLPFHGRAHIAYLPAGKVVGLSKLPRLLDVYARRLQVQERLTQQVAEALQEALNPRGVAVMVEAAHFCMMMRGVEKQNSTTVTSALLGVFRDDPALRNEFLQAVRTQ; from the coding sequence ATGAGTCCTACTGCGCTGCCGCAGACGTCATCGGCCAATGATGCGCTGATCTCGGCCACCGCTGATGTCTTAGCCGCGCTGGGGGAGAACCTCGACCGAGAAGGCTTGCGCCAAACGCCGCAGCGTATGGCTAAGGCATTGGCCTATTTGACTAGCGGGGCAACGATGACCATGAAAGATGTACTCAACGGCGCGATCTTTACCGAGCGCTATGACCAGATGGTCCTGGTTAAGGATATCGAGTTCTATTCGCTCTGCGAGCATCACGTCCTGCCGTTTCATGGCCGTGCGCATATCGCCTATCTGCCTGCAGGGAAAGTTGTTGGTCTCAGTAAGTTACCTCGGCTGCTCGATGTGTATGCACGGCGGTTACAGGTGCAGGAACGTCTGACCCAGCAAGTCGCCGAAGCGTTGCAGGAAGCCCTCAACCCACGCGGGGTCGCGGTTATGGTCGAAGCCGCCCACTTCTGCATGATGATGCGTGGGGTGGAGAAGCAGAACTCCACCACCGTGACCTCCGCGTTGCTTGGGGTCTTCCGCGACGATCCAGCCTTACGTAACGAGTTTTTGCAAGCCGTACGAACACAGTAG
- a CDS encoding MerR family DNA-binding transcriptional regulator, which produces MQDVANNREESHTHEAPPLPPGSPRDPSRSDRVLSKRAITHVVSRDPHGVLPMTARRHEAREEEANLSIGALSRATGIPPETLRTWEQRYGFPEPERKPSGHRVYPTSSVPRLRRIAEALARGHRAHEAVSASEQALSSLLTVGPVEVTPRQSPDEKGEADVVDLLRFVETFDAEQLTRSLIRDWKRLTPLEFLRKRIAPLIHAVGEEWAAARLEIRHERFLSERVSDVLRSVRLPLEEKARGPLVVCATLPGEEHGLGLQMVALLLTGVGCRILFLGTEVPPTQVASLARDLNARAVGVSVSIANRGEPMAGQITFLRSVLPRRVTLLVGGVGAPSTQPGLKVLVDLAEVEEWGRHLVMVA; this is translated from the coding sequence ATGCAAGACGTCGCCAATAACAGAGAGGAAAGCCACACACATGAAGCACCACCGTTGCCACCAGGATCGCCCCGCGATCCGTCGAGAAGTGATAGGGTCTTGTCAAAGCGCGCAATTACACACGTTGTGTCTCGCGATCCCCATGGGGTGCTCCCTATGACCGCACGTCGCCACGAGGCTCGGGAGGAAGAGGCGAATCTCTCGATTGGTGCGCTCTCGCGTGCCACCGGGATTCCGCCAGAGACGTTACGAACCTGGGAGCAACGCTACGGCTTTCCCGAGCCTGAGCGCAAACCGTCAGGACATCGCGTCTATCCGACATCCAGTGTGCCGCGCTTACGACGGATTGCCGAGGCGCTTGCGCGTGGGCACCGCGCCCACGAAGCGGTATCCGCCTCCGAGCAGGCCCTGAGTTCGCTCTTAACCGTTGGCCCGGTGGAGGTCACCCCGCGTCAGAGTCCTGACGAGAAAGGGGAGGCTGATGTCGTCGATTTGCTCCGCTTTGTCGAAACGTTCGATGCGGAACAGCTCACACGCAGTCTCATCCGTGATTGGAAGCGCCTGACGCCCTTGGAATTTCTCCGGAAACGGATCGCCCCGCTGATTCACGCCGTTGGGGAAGAGTGGGCCGCTGCACGCCTCGAAATTCGTCATGAACGGTTTCTCTCGGAGCGTGTCAGTGATGTGTTGCGCTCGGTGCGACTGCCGCTCGAGGAAAAGGCCAGAGGACCGCTGGTCGTGTGTGCGACCTTGCCGGGTGAGGAGCATGGCTTGGGACTGCAAATGGTGGCACTGCTGCTCACGGGAGTTGGATGTCGCATCCTGTTTCTCGGGACGGAAGTCCCGCCAACGCAGGTGGCCAGTTTAGCCCGAGATCTCAACGCCCGTGCGGTCGGTGTGAGTGTCTCGATTGCCAATCGGGGAGAGCCGATGGCGGGCCAGATCACCTTCCTGCGCAGCGTGCTACCGCGTCGGGTGACTCTACTTGTGGGTGGAGTCGGTGCGCCCAGTACCCAACCTGGGTTGAAGGTGCTTGTGGATCTCGCTGAAGTCGAAGAGTGGGGGCGCCATCTCGTCATGGTGGCGTAA
- a CDS encoding deoxyribodipyrimidine photo-lyase encodes MAASVSLVWFRHDLRVADNPALEAAVQRGGPIIPVYVWAPEEEGAWPPGAASRWWLHQSLARLAAHLSTCGSRLVIRRGPSLLTLQTLIKDTGAQAVFWNRRYEPSIVKRDTEMKSTLRATGLHVESFNTALLFEPTTLRNRAGKPFQVFTPFWQTCLSLAEPSAPLRAPARLSAPDQWPHSVSLDSLQLEPTIDWAGGTRAAWCPGEDGATRELQRFVDAAVTDYAERRDRPDEVQTSRLSPHLHFGEISPRQVWSAVRKASRQQLMKQRGAEAYLRQLGWREFAHHLLFHFPHTTEQPLRAEFADFPWRDHPADFRAWQRGQTGYPLVDAGMRELWATGWMHNRVRMVAASFLVKHLLLPWQDGDRWFWETLVDADLANNTLGWQWVAGCGADAAPYFRIFNPVAQGEKFDPNGAYVRRWVPELSRLPAEWIHKPWESPPNVLSEAGVKLGTTYPEPIVSHHTARVRALAALAKIRTTNGNRSTQLQTVPMEAQ; translated from the coding sequence ATGGCAGCCAGTGTTTCCCTCGTCTGGTTTCGTCACGATCTCCGCGTTGCCGATAACCCTGCACTAGAGGCAGCCGTCCAACGCGGTGGACCAATCATCCCGGTGTACGTCTGGGCACCAGAGGAGGAGGGCGCCTGGCCACCCGGAGCGGCGTCACGCTGGTGGCTACATCAGTCTCTCGCGCGTCTTGCCGCTCACTTGTCCACGTGTGGATCACGACTTGTGATTCGTCGTGGCCCGAGTCTTTTGACGCTCCAAACGTTGATCAAGGACACCGGTGCACAGGCCGTATTCTGGAATCGTCGCTATGAGCCGTCAATCGTCAAACGCGATACAGAAATGAAAAGCACGCTCCGTGCAACAGGCCTCCACGTCGAAAGTTTCAATACGGCTTTGCTGTTCGAGCCTACCACTCTTCGCAATAGAGCAGGAAAGCCGTTCCAAGTGTTCACCCCCTTTTGGCAGACGTGCCTGTCTCTGGCGGAACCCAGCGCTCCGCTCAGGGCGCCTGCTCGCCTCTCCGCGCCAGACCAGTGGCCGCATTCAGTATCCCTCGACAGCTTGCAGCTTGAGCCGACGATTGATTGGGCTGGCGGCACACGCGCAGCCTGGTGTCCTGGCGAAGATGGGGCCACTCGTGAGCTGCAACGTTTCGTGGATGCGGCAGTCACTGACTACGCAGAGCGCCGCGATCGACCAGATGAAGTCCAGACCTCACGTCTCTCGCCGCATCTCCACTTTGGCGAGATCAGCCCGCGACAGGTCTGGTCTGCCGTACGCAAGGCCAGCAGGCAACAGCTGATGAAACAACGTGGCGCTGAGGCGTATCTGCGGCAACTCGGCTGGCGGGAGTTTGCTCACCATCTGTTATTTCACTTCCCCCATACAACCGAGCAACCGCTGCGGGCGGAATTTGCCGACTTTCCCTGGCGAGACCACCCCGCGGACTTCCGCGCATGGCAACGTGGCCAAACCGGATACCCGCTGGTCGATGCTGGGATGCGGGAACTGTGGGCTACCGGCTGGATGCATAACCGCGTACGAATGGTAGCCGCTTCGTTTCTCGTGAAGCATTTGCTCTTGCCGTGGCAGGACGGAGACCGTTGGTTCTGGGAGACCCTGGTGGATGCAGACTTAGCCAACAATACCTTGGGATGGCAGTGGGTCGCAGGCTGTGGGGCCGACGCCGCGCCGTATTTTCGCATCTTTAATCCAGTGGCGCAGGGGGAAAAATTCGACCCTAACGGCGCGTACGTCCGTCGCTGGGTTCCTGAGTTGAGCCGTTTACCGGCAGAATGGATTCACAAACCCTGGGAATCACCACCGAATGTATTGAGCGAGGCAGGAGTGAAATTAGGAACGACCTATCCTGAGCCGATCGTCAGTCATCACACTGCGCGCGTCCGTGCACTGGCCGCGCTAGCCAAGATCAGGACGACGAACGGCAACCGAAGCACGCAGTTACAAACTGTTCCTATGGAGGCGCAATGA
- a CDS encoding DUF2141 domain-containing protein — MKLVLLAVLAFCLSCVSHTRAVEAETSPSLTTPGRAATVTVKATGLSNANGKVVFLLYTRPEDFITNLEGADQRKAVSIDNGSASAVFENVSPGVYAIAVFHDENDNGTVDYNFLGIPKETTGASRDPRPKLRAPRFDEAAFTVSDPTQAVAIRMNSTYD, encoded by the coding sequence ATGAAACTCGTACTGCTCGCTGTATTGGCATTCTGTCTTTCGTGTGTATCTCACACTCGTGCTGTTGAGGCAGAGACGTCTCCGTCTCTCACCACGCCTGGGCGGGCAGCTACCGTGACGGTGAAAGCCACGGGCCTGAGCAATGCGAACGGCAAAGTCGTGTTCCTGTTGTATACGCGGCCTGAGGATTTTATCACCAACCTGGAGGGTGCGGACCAGCGCAAGGCCGTGTCCATTGATAATGGGTCAGCCTCCGCGGTGTTCGAGAATGTCTCTCCGGGTGTCTATGCGATTGCGGTCTTTCATGACGAGAACGACAACGGCACGGTCGATTATAACTTTCTGGGTATTCCGAAAGAAACGACCGGCGCCTCGCGCGATCCGCGCCCGAAGCTTCGGGCTCCACGATTTGATGAAGCCGCGTTTACCGTGAGCGACCCAACACAGGCAGTCGCCATCCGCATGAATTCTACCTACGACTAA